Genomic window (Ignavibacteriales bacterium):
TAATTACTTCCTTGATACCAAACCAATCGCAGTTACGGAGTATAGTTCCAGCATTACCTGGATCAGAAACATTTTCAAGCGCTATAATTAATTCTGAATGTCCAAACGATTTTTGATCAATATTTTTTTTGTTGAAAACTGCAGCTATACCTTGCGGATGTTGGGTTTCACTAAGTTTTTCAAAGTCCTGGTTTTTCAATATTTCCAATCTAACTTTAGTCTGAAGTAATTCTTCATATATTGACTGACTGTTTCCAACAATCGCACTTGACAAAAATATAATTTCACAATTGTTGTTGCTTTGAAGACCTTCCTCTATAATTCTTTTTCCTTCAACGATAAATTTATTTTCTTCTCTCCTTTTCTTTTTTTGAAGAAGCGATTGATAATATTTCATTTCATTATTTGTTAACATTTACCAGTAGATCCTTAAACTAATTTAGAATACAGCTTAATTTAACTCCATCAAAAATAAAATGAATTAAACCGAAGTCCAATTAGAATAAGTAATTTTATTAAAAATTCAACCAAAATATTTTTGGAGCAATTCTTATTTGTAAAATTTGCTTAGCGTTAGAAA
Coding sequences:
- a CDS encoding RNA methyltransferase, yielding MLTNNEMKYYQSLLQKKKRREENKFIVEGKRIIEEGLQSNNNCEIIFLSSAIVGNSQSIYEELLQTKVRLEILKNQDFEKLSETQHPQGIAAVFNKKNIDQKSFGHSELIIALENVSDPGNAGTILRNCDWFGIKEVIIGENCVELYNPKVLRASMGSIFHLEISEVNNLILTLRELKQKGYSILCADMKGKNIFEFQLDKKSIIIFSNEADGPSLEIQNLIDDKITIPRIGKAESLNVASASAVLLAELTKRYH